The Ziziphus jujuba cultivar Dongzao chromosome 12, ASM3175591v1 sequence aaaatataataatatatgataagctcattaaaatagttaagaagatataatttttataactatataagtttttataatattaaaattatttaatttattattggaCATGATTTGTTCTGttttagtttagttttttaaaaatctaaaaacaaataagtttctttgcaattttttttaaaaaaaatattattttgttatttaaaagtcaagttcattttgaattttcaaatttctatatattccTAATGGATTAACTAGTCGGGTGTTGGGGTAAATGGTAATTTAAtgggtttgaatttatttatttttatataaaaatttaataaaacatatttGAGTTAACTAAATTTTATACGAAAAATTTATCTATTGCTATATAAAAACTTAGTAAGATGTATTTggattaatcaaattttatacgAGTATGATATAATACTACTTAAACATGATTTTGCACTACATATCTACTTTCAGCATGTGTATAGTTAGAAATTTCATTGTTTGATTTGAATTcaatataaacatttttctaTCTATATCATGAAGAAAGTTTCTAGAACCGGATGATGaggaataaaatttattaatggattattttaaatatattattatatttaaaaaattatataaaatatattatttaattttatttgataaaaatatattgtttatttatttaattggacACAAAACAGAAGATATTAGATGAGATGTGAAATCATAAATCGGAGTATCTATGATactagttaaaaaaaaacaaaacacatatatattttattgagttGACTGAAAATTTATCATAGTAGTTCTTTATTTACtaacaacataaaatacttttattttttcatttttattaattatttaaataatatttttaaactggcataatatataataaaaagttatgccaaaaaaaagtttatcacaatgtacttttttttaatacaaaaattatgatgaaaaaaagaaatggagaaatatGCTTCTGTGTAAACAAAGTATGATGAAGTTTCACTTACTTAGAACGTAATTGGCGAAAAGCTTTTGCTTATCAATCAAAGCCATacaaaaaactaacaaaaaattaagGGTACATTGCAAAGTAAAAAATTGAGTTAACAAATAGTTCCTTTTTTTCTTGGCGAGTCCATATATAACCTAATTTAATctaagaaagaaattaaaaaaaaaaaaactaaatttggatTTACGTGACTCACACAAAGcaaaaaattacttaaaaaattcacaaatataatttgatttgaAATGTCAAAagtaatctttatttttttatattatatttcaattcTTAATTATCCTTTTATCCCACGTTGACGAAGACTGCCCATTGACCACAAGTCAACCGGCGTGGATAGCATGTGGGAATATCACTTGCTAGAATAAACCCTCAACTCGGAACGTTGCCGTTTCGAACTCCGAGACTGGGAGGTCTAATCTTGGCATTTCTCTCTACGACACTACGACACAAAAAGAATATGAATATTTCCACATTGACGAAAATGCCAAATTATTCATGACTAATCAAACGGccacaaaacaaattaaaaaaaaaaaaagaaaaaagaaaccaagTCCAAGAAAATACTGCGTTTTGATTTTTCCAACACGTAACTATAATTTCCAATCTCTTTcagttttcctttttctcaaGTTCAATCAAATACAATTCAACTAAAtgcctcaaaaaaaaaaaaaaaaaaaaatcaaatggagAGTTTGAATTTTCCAACACGTATGTATAGCCTTAAATTTCAATCTTTTAGATGATAATTAATGTAATCTATACACAGAAATCATTCAATTTGATAACATTATTGGTTGTTTTGAGggataaatacatatttttttcttttttctttgaattttaattattaaatctcTGATAATGCTGATGCTGAAACTTTTCTACTTGATTGTTCCAGACTTCCAgttaagcaaatatatatatatttatatatatataattacaattcAATTGTAGTCATATTTTTCAacatgtatagatatatatatatatattagaatactaattttattttggccGATGGAGCCAATCGTGGAGCCACATTATACTGTTTAAGTAAAAATACctaattaatatgtttaattgGATAATTAAATACACTAAACAAATGCTGTTtgaattttccaaatttaatgCGGTTTGATTTTTCCAACACTTAAACCAACTAGATACACATCAATTAAATGCAATTAAATGCGGTTTGATTTTTTCAACACGTAAAACTATAATTTccaatctttttcaattttcctttttctcaagTTCAACTGCGTACAATTCAACTAAATGCCGAGCCTTTTTTTAGTCATTTCCATTTTTCTAAACAATTAAATGTTAATAACTCAAAAGAAAATGCGGCAaagtttgatatattattattcatgactaatcaaaaagccaaaaaaaaaaaaaaaaggtccaacCAAATAAGAATCAATAAAATGCGGTCTGATTTTTCCAATACATATAACTATAATTTCCAgtctttttcaattttcctttttctcaagCTCAATCAAATATAATTCAACACGTATGTATAGCCTTAAGTTCcaattttttgcaatttgtttttcttaataaaGTTCCCCATGCTAGAAATGATCAGCTAGTAGCTTTGTCCTTGAAATTCATTGACAATTAATGgctatcctttttctccttcttctccAACTTCCCCTTTCCGTTGTCGTTGCTCAAACCAACGGCAAAATAAATGTTGGAACTTCTCTGACTGCAGGAAGCAATAATTATTTATGGCTTTCACCTTCTAAAGATTTTGCATTTGGATTCCACCAGCTTGACGATGATGCCTTCGTACTTGCCATTTGGTATTACAAACTATCCGGCCAATTTACCACAGTTTGGTATGCAAATGAAGGTAAACCAGCTCCAAGGAATTCCAAATTGGAGCTAACTTCTGACAGTGCTCTCGTGCTTACAAGCGGTGCTCAAACATTATGGAGCTCTGGAAATACAAGTTCCGCTAAAGTAGCCTATGCTGTGATGAATGATACAGGCAACTTTATACTCCTGGATAATAGTTCTAAACACATATGGGAGAGCTTCAATCATCCCACTGATACGCTGTTGCCTTCTCAGATCATGAAGTTGGGTGGTTTTCTTTCTGCCAGAACAAGTAACAACGACTTCAGACCGAGAAGATTCCAGTTTCGTTTGGATTTTGATGGTATTGCTAGGCTTATTACCATAAATTTGCCTGGAAACCATTCTTATTATACATACTATTCCACTGACAATCCTGGCTACCAAGTAGTTTTTGATTCGTCAGGCTTGTATGCATTGAcaaaaaatgaaagcaaaatCATTATTACGAATTCAGTCTCAAATCCTTCAGACTCCTATATGAGAGTGAGTCTTACTTTTGATGGGGCTCTTACCCTGAACTCTCACTCCAAAGATCCGTCTGCTGCAAATGAAACATGGATAACCAGAACATCAATACCGGACAATGTATGCTGGGATGTAAGAGGAGAAATGGGAGGTGGAGTATGTGGGTTTAACAGTATCTGCTCAATCCAATCTGAGGGAAGGACAAATTGCACATGCCCAAATGGTTATTCTTTGGTCAATCCAGCTGATGCATATAGTGGCTGCAGACCAAATTTCTTACTGGGTTGCGATAATAGTTCGGGGCAAATCTACCCGGAGAACCACTTCATGCAGGAGAAATTAAatgttaattttccattttcggATTACGAAGTGCTTAGCTCTGTTAATAGGGAGAGCTGCAAAACCGCTTGTTTACATGATTGTTTATGTGCAGCAGTCGTTTTTGACCCCGATAACATGCGCTGTTGGAAGAAGAGGCCTCCACTTTCCAATGGGAAAGTTGAATTATATGCCACAACTTATTTCAAAACAGCTTATAATTCGTTTCCTGATATCCCTCCAAAAGTCCCAGCTAAGGACCCGAACATGTTGGTGGTTGTGGTGTTGTCTGTTCTCTTAGGCAGTTCTGTGTTGGTCAATTTTGTATTTGTGGGTGCAACATGTATGGGTTTCTTTATGTTCTTGAAGAGGAATCTCCTTGGACCTGAAATTTCTCCAAATGAAAGTTCTATCGAAAACAGATTGCAGCAATTTACCTACAAGGAGCTGATAGAGGCCACAAATGGATTCAAGGAAGAGCTAGGAAGAGGATCTTGTGGGATAGTTTACAAAGGTGAAACGAGATCAACTGGTCTTATTGCCGTCAAGATGTTAGACAGAGTGTTTGAAGACATTGACAG is a genomic window containing:
- the LOC107429201 gene encoding G-type lectin S-receptor-like serine/threonine-protein kinase RLK1 codes for the protein MAILFLLLLQLPLSVVVAQTNGKINVGTSLTAGSNNYLWLSPSKDFAFGFHQLDDDAFVLAIWYYKLSGQFTTVWYANEGKPAPRNSKLELTSDSALVLTSGAQTLWSSGNTSSAKVAYAVMNDTGNFILLDNSSKHIWESFNHPTDTLLPSQIMKLGGFLSARTSNNDFRPRRFQFRLDFDGIARLITINLPGNHSYYTYYSTDNPGYQVVFDSSGLYALTKNESKIIITNSVSNPSDSYMRVSLTFDGALTLNSHSKDPSAANETWITRTSIPDNVCWDVRGEMGGGVCGFNSICSIQSEGRTNCTCPNGYSLVNPADAYSGCRPNFLLGCDNSSGQIYPENHFMQEKLNVNFPFSDYEVLSSVNRESCKTACLHDCLCAAVVFDPDNMRCWKKRPPLSNGKVELYATTYFKTAYNSFPDIPPKVPAKDPNMLVVVVLSVLLGSSVLVNFVFVGATCMGFFMFLKRNLLGPEISPNESSIENRLQQFTYKELIEATNGFKEELGRGSCGIVYKGETRSTGLIAVKMLDRVFEDIDREFKAEVNIIGQTHHKNLVRLVGYCDEKQHRLLVYEFLRNETLAKFLYGDPKPSWKQRTEIAFGIARGLAYLHDECTKQIIHCDIKPQNILLDEYYNARISDFGLAKLLLINQSHTKTNIRGTKGYVAPDWFRSAPVSVKVDVYSFGVVLLEIICCRRNVLDMEADEEHKIILTDYAFDCYLEGKLDALIENDMEAMDDMKMVERFVMVAIWCLQEDPNIRPTMKKVLLMLEGVLQVSTPPAPFSFTSVKIEH